One window of the Nothobranchius furzeri strain GRZ-AD chromosome 3, NfurGRZ-RIMD1, whole genome shotgun sequence genome contains the following:
- the gcnt7 gene encoding beta-1,3-galactosyl-O-glycosyl-glycoprotein beta-1,6-N-acetylglucosaminyltransferase 7: MCQLESTKCIFLFCLGISIIMCSVIYLRTKMPAEEKTLHPTSCRQFASECRPFLPERVEWCQSNHQVGRYILNSHLQCSEMIRDLHFITRPLSQDEETYPLAFIVTVHKDLELFVRMLRGIYMPQNVYCIHIDAKAPQEYKVAIRRLVECFHNVFLSSRSETVTYAGFSRLQADLNCMKDLVKSKINWRKVVNLCGQDFPVMSNLELVQYMQSKEWRDKNMTPGVKQPESMRYRTQSHYHENVVLNIAQRMLGQKKAPPPHNLQIYFGTAYYALTRAFVDFVLDSPKAQDLLEWSKDTFSPDEHYWVTLNHIKEAPGSHADGGWEGAIRAIKWGDQEGTKHDGCRGHYVRNICIFGLKDLPWIINRNDMFANKFESNSYPEALDCLEQWHRNKVLKQATVPIEASWLLAKQVTSRNILSYNSTAGA, encoded by the exons ATGTGCCAGCTTGAAAGTACAAAATGTATTTTCCTGTTCTGCCTGGGCATTAGTATTATTATGTGTTCGGTCATTTATTTGAGGACTAAAATGCCAGCAGAGGAAAAGACTCTACACCCTACAAGCTGCAGACAGTTTGCCTCTGAATGTCGCCCTTTTCTGCCTGAGAGAGTAGAGTGGTGCCAGAGCAATCACCAG GTTGGAAGATACATCCTCAACAGTCATCTCCAGTGTTCAGAAATGATAAGAGACTTGCACTTCATCACAAGACCTCTAAGTCAAGATGAAGAGACTTACCCTTTAGCTTTCATAGTGACTGTTCACAAGGACCTAGAACTTTTTGTTCGCATGCTGCGAGGCATTTACATGCCACAAAATGTCTACTGCATTCACATAGATGCAAAAGCTCCACAGGAGTACAAGGTGGCCATACGGAGGCTCGTCGAGTGTTTTCATAACGTGTTCCTCTCCAGCCGCAGTGAGACGGTGACCTATGCTGGGTTTTCTCGCCTGCAAGCTGATCTGAACTGCATGAAGGACCTCGTAAAGTCTAAAATAAACTGGAGGAAAGTGGTGAATCTGTGTGGGCAGGATTTCCCCGTTATGAGCAACCTGGAGTTGGTGCAATACATGCAGAGCAAAGAGTGGAGGGACAAAAACATGACGCCTGGGGTGAAACAGCCAGAGTCCATGAGGTACAGGACACAAAGCCACTACCACGAGAACGTGGTTTTAAACATCGCTCAGAGAATGCTAGGGCAGAAGAAAGCTCCTCCCCCTCACAATCTACAAATTTATTTTGGAACGGCTTACTATGCCCTCACAAGGGCTTTTGTGGACTTTGTTCTGGACAGCCCAAAGGCCCAAGACCTTTTGGAGTGGTCCAAAGACACTTTCAGTCCAGACGAACATTACTGGGTGACACTCAACCACATAAAAG AAGCCCCAGGGAGCCATGCTGACGGAGGTTGGGAAGGAGCTATCCGCGCAATCAAGTGGGGGGACCAAGAAGGAACAAAACACGATGGTTGCAGAG GCCATTATGTACGAAACATCTGTATCTTCGGACTGAAAGACCTCCCATGGATCATCAACAGAAACGACATGTTTGCCAACAAGTTTGAGAGTAATAGCTATCCGGAAGCACTGGACTGTCTGGAACAgtggcacaggaacaaagtgctgaaaCAGGCAACTGTTCCTATAGAGGCATCGTGGCTGCTGGCCAAACAAGTAACCTCAAGAAACATCCTCTCCTATAACAGCACTGCTGGAGCATGA